DNA from Geobacter sulfurreducens PCA:
ATGGTCACTTCCTCACCCCCCGAACGCCGGCCGATAGTCCCGCACCAGGCGATCCTCCCATCCATTCAAAGCTTGACAGCACACTCTTGATCCTCTACTTTGCGGAAAGCTCGATTAACAGTGTTAAGCGTTATGACTTTACGAGAACGCAGACAAAAGCACAAGGCACTTTTTCGCCAGGAGATTCTTGACGCCGCCCGGGAACTGTTCTCCCAGATCGGGTACGAGCGGTTCTCCATGCGCAAGCTTGCGGCCAAAATTGAGCATTCCCCCACAACCATCTACCTCTATTTCCGCGACAAGGACGATCTCCTCTACTCTCTCTGCGAAGAGTTGTTTGCCACGTTATTCCAGAACTACCTGGACATCTCGAAGGGGCACAGCGAGCCGCTGCAGGTTTTGCGTCTCTGCCTCCTGAGCTATATCGAGTTCGGGTTAGCGAATCCAGGCCACTACAAGGTCGCGTTCTTCACCAGTCCTGTGGTCTATGGTTCGCCGACGGAATTTCTACAAAAGGACAGCATGGGACGGCGCATGTACTTTCATATTCTCCGGACCGTCGAAGAGGCTATGGCGGCTGGCATGCTTCGCCCCATGGACGCGGACCTCCTCGCACAGACGTTGTGGACCGCTGCCCATGGCGTCGTGGCATCGCGAATTTACACTGCCGACTTCCCCTTGGTGGACGCTGCCCTCCAGGCAGAAACGCTGGTGGACGGGCTGCTCGCCGGCTTCGGCACGTAAAATTTTTATCGCATTATTTACACTGTTAATCAAAGATATCGCAGTTAATTTTCTTGCCGCCTAAGGGAAAGGAGCTACGAATGGCAAAGGGTATACTCAACAAGTTTGCCGTGATAGCCGGCACCAAGAAGGCCGGACCTCCGGCCGGGGAAGAACGCACCGTCATCGCACCCATAAAAGAGATATCGGGAAAGGCCGTCCACTGCAGTCAGGCTGTCAAAAAGGCGGAGGAGTATCTCCTGGCGCTCCAGAACCCGGAGGGGTACTGGGTTTTCGAGCTAGAAGCGGACGTCACGATACCGTCTGAGTACATCATGCTTCAGCGGTTCCTCGGCAGGGAGATTTCCCCGGAACTGGGGAAGCGGCTGGAGAACTATCTCCTGGACCGGCAACTGCCCGACGGCGGCTGGCCCCTCTACGCCGAGGACGGATTCGCCAACATCAGCGCCACGGTCAAGGCGTATCTCGCCCTCAAGGTGCTGGGGCATTCACCCCAGGCACCCCACATGATACGCGCGCGCCTCATGGTCCTCAGCCTCGGCGGCGCGGCCAGATGCAATGTGTTCACGCGCATCCTGCTGGCCCTGTTCGGTCAGATTCCCTGGCATACCCCGCCGGCAATGCCCGTGGAAATCGTGCTTCTCCCCCAGTGGTTTTTCTTCCATTTGAGCAAAGTCTCCTACTGGTCGAGAACCGTCATTGTCCCTCTGCTGCTGCTCTACGCCAAACAGCCCGTGTGTCGGCTGCGGCCCGAGGAGGGGATCCCCGAACTGTTCAGCACGCCGCCCGATAAACTGCGTCACCTGGATGGCTTTCAACCGGGGTACTGGCGGAAAAACGCCTTCATCATCTTTGACCGCCTGCTCAAGCGCTTCAACCGATTCATTCCTTCCGCCCTGCACCGGAAAGCCATTGCCGAAGCAGAACAGTGGACCAGGTCCCACATGCAGGGCAGCGGCGGGATCGGCGCCATTTTCCCGGCCATGGCCTATGCGGTCATGGCCCTCCGCGTACTCGGCTGCGGAGAAGGGGACCCTGACTATATTCGCGGACTGCAGGCCATCGACGACCTGCTCCAGCACCGGACTCCGCAGGAAGCAGACCCCCCCCGCACAGACGGTACGTGCATTGACAGCGGCATGTCGGCGGCTTTTGCCCTCACCCCCTCTGCCCACGCGGCAGCGGACGGTACAGGGAGCAGCAGCATCTGCCAGCCGTGCAATTCTCCGATCTGGGACACCTGCCTGAGCCTTTCGGCGCTCATGGAAGCGGGCATGCCCGCGAGCCACCCCGCGGCGACGCAGGCTGTTGAATGGCTCTTGTCACAGCAGATCCTCTCGCCCGGCGACTGGTCGCTGAAGGTGCCCGACCTGGAGGGGGGCGGATGGGCGTTCCAGTTCGAGAACACCCTCTACCCCGACCTGGACGACACCTCGAAGGTCATCATGTCGCTTCTACGGGCCGGCGCGCTGGAGAATGAGCGCTATCGCGACCGGATCGCCCGCGGCGTGAACTGGGTGCTCGGGATGCAGAGCAGTGACGGCGGGTGGGCCGCCTTTGACATCGACAACAACTACCACTACCTGAACGACATCCCGTTCGCCGACCATGGGGCGCTCCTCGACCCGAGCACATCTGACCTGACGGGACGCTGCATCGAGCTTCTCTCCATGGTCGGTTTCGACAGGACGTTTCCGCCCATCGCGCGGGGGATCGGGTTCCTGCGCTCGGAACAGGAAGAAAACGGCGCCTGGTTCGGCCGCTGGGGGGTGAACTACATCTACGGTACCTGGTCGGTGCTGTCAGGCCTCAGGCAGGCCGGTGAAGATATGCAGCAGCCCTATATCCGCAAGGCGGTGGGATGGCTGGCGTCATGCCAGAACCACGACGGTGGATGGGGAGAAACCTGCTATTCCTATGACGATCCTTCGCTGGCCGGCAAGGGGGCAAGCACCCCGTCCCAGACGGCCTGGAGCCTCCTGGGGCTCATGGCCGCGGGAGAAGTCAACAGCTTGGCCGTTCGGCGGGGTGTACGCTACCTGCTCGACCACCAGAACCAATGGGGAACCTGGGAGGAAAAACATTTTACCGGAACCGGTTTCCCGAGGGTCTTTTACCTGCGCTACCACGGGTACCGCCACTTCTTTCCCCTGTGGGCGCTCGGCGTCTATTCACGGCTCAGCTCAGGACAAAAGGCCTGTCAGGACGAGCGTCGCCATGCATCCCCCGGCGACCTCCATCTGCCTTGGCTGGAGAGGATCAAGAAACGATAACGGCCTCACGGCGGGGGAACGCCTCCAGATATTCCCGCCTGAGCCGGTCGACGCCGGCGCTGCCGATGACGTCCCACGGCAGCGTTTCGTCAAGGGGAATGTTTCGGTAGACGAGCAAATCGGTGTCGACATCGAACTCCCGGGCGGCCCGTTTCCAGCTCCCCAGTTCGGCGGAACGGAGCAGAAACGCCGAGAGCCGGCGGTCGCCCCGGGAGAGGAGCGCCTGAAGATAGGCGTCCTTGGGGCTCTCGGCAATGAGCCGGACGTTTGACAGCTTCCCTACCGCTTGCTGGAGGTATTTAAGCTTCTTCTCCAGAGAAGCCGTATCCTCCATGCCGCACCACTGGAACGGGGTAAACGGTTTGGGTACAAAGGGATTCACCGAAAGGATGATCTCCCCGAGCCGCTTGTTCTTCCGGGCAGCATCAATGACCCGTTCGCGGATCTTTCCCACCAGGGCCGTCATTTCCTCCAGGTCGTCCATGGTTTCGGTGGGGAGGCCGATGATGAAGTAGAGCTTCAGGTTCAGGATATCGTGGCCGATCAGGAGGTCGCAGGCGGCTAGAATCTGCTCTTCGGTCAGGTTCTTGCGCACCAGGTCACGCATCCGCTGGCTGCCCCCCTCCGGGGCCAGGGCCACCGTCTTGTGGCCGCTCGCCTTGAGCACTTCGATCATGCCGTCGTCGAGCCGGTCGATCCGCAGGGACGAGACCGACACCTTCCCCCCCTGCTCAAGGATGAACCGGCAGAGTTCGCCGATGTCCCGGTGATCGGAGACCGCTGCGCCAACGAGGCCGATCTTCCCACGACGGGCCAGTCCCTCCACTGCCTGACGCTTTAATTCATCAAGGGAGCGCTGGCGGTAGGGGAAATAGATGAACCCGGCCGCACAGAAGCGGCATCCGCGGGGGCACCCCCGGGAGACCTCCATGAGGTACATGTCGGAAAACTCCGTGTCCGGCGTCAAAATCCCGGACACGCTCTCCCGACGGTCAGGATCAGCCATCATCAACCGGGCAACCTGCTCCGGCGCCCCGTGGCCCGCACGGCGGCCGGCCACGCGAACGCCGTCATAGCTCACGTCATACAAGGCAGGAATATAGATCCCCGGCAGACGCGCGGCCCGGGCAAGGAAAGACTCCCGCTCGACGATCCCCTCGGCCCGCATCAGTTCCAGCAGCGACTGGAGCAGCTCTTCCCCCTCCCCCACGCAGACCAGGTCGAGAAAATCCGCCACCGGCTCGGGATTGAGGAACAGGGCCGCGCCTCCGGCCATAACGAGGGGATGGGCGGGCCTCCGC
Protein-coding regions in this window:
- a CDS encoding TetR/AcrR family transcriptional regulator; protein product: MTLRERRQKHKALFRQEILDAARELFSQIGYERFSMRKLAAKIEHSPTTIYLYFRDKDDLLYSLCEELFATLFQNYLDISKGHSEPLQVLRLCLLSYIEFGLANPGHYKVAFFTSPVVYGSPTEFLQKDSMGRRMYFHILRTVEEAMAAGMLRPMDADLLAQTLWTAAHGVVASRIYTADFPLVDAALQAETLVDGLLAGFGT
- the shc gene encoding squalene--hopene cyclase, whose protein sequence is MAKGILNKFAVIAGTKKAGPPAGEERTVIAPIKEISGKAVHCSQAVKKAEEYLLALQNPEGYWVFELEADVTIPSEYIMLQRFLGREISPELGKRLENYLLDRQLPDGGWPLYAEDGFANISATVKAYLALKVLGHSPQAPHMIRARLMVLSLGGAARCNVFTRILLALFGQIPWHTPPAMPVEIVLLPQWFFFHLSKVSYWSRTVIVPLLLLYAKQPVCRLRPEEGIPELFSTPPDKLRHLDGFQPGYWRKNAFIIFDRLLKRFNRFIPSALHRKAIAEAEQWTRSHMQGSGGIGAIFPAMAYAVMALRVLGCGEGDPDYIRGLQAIDDLLQHRTPQEADPPRTDGTCIDSGMSAAFALTPSAHAAADGTGSSSICQPCNSPIWDTCLSLSALMEAGMPASHPAATQAVEWLLSQQILSPGDWSLKVPDLEGGGWAFQFENTLYPDLDDTSKVIMSLLRAGALENERYRDRIARGVNWVLGMQSSDGGWAAFDIDNNYHYLNDIPFADHGALLDPSTSDLTGRCIELLSMVGFDRTFPPIARGIGFLRSEQEENGAWFGRWGVNYIYGTWSVLSGLRQAGEDMQQPYIRKAVGWLASCQNHDGGWGETCYSYDDPSLAGKGASTPSQTAWSLLGLMAAGEVNSLAVRRGVRYLLDHQNQWGTWEEKHFTGTGFPRVFYLRYHGYRHFFPLWALGVYSRLSSGQKACQDERRHASPGDLHLPWLERIKKR
- a CDS encoding radical SAM protein, whose product is MSWKIIEKNRRLLSREEGFSPKRRGGKLTVCLVYPNRYAVGMSNLGFQSVHALLNEEPDILCDRAFLPDADDLREYRRSGTKLLSLESGEPLGSFDIIAFSVSFENDYLNIPVIFDLAGIPPLASERRPAHPLVMAGGAALFLNPEPVADFLDLVCVGEGEELLQSLLELMRAEGIVERESFLARAARLPGIYIPALYDVSYDGVRVAGRRAGHGAPEQVARLMMADPDRRESVSGILTPDTEFSDMYLMEVSRGCPRGCRFCAAGFIYFPYRQRSLDELKRQAVEGLARRGKIGLVGAAVSDHRDIGELCRFILEQGGKVSVSSLRIDRLDDGMIEVLKASGHKTVALAPEGGSQRMRDLVRKNLTEEQILAACDLLIGHDILNLKLYFIIGLPTETMDDLEEMTALVGKIRERVIDAARKNKRLGEIILSVNPFVPKPFTPFQWCGMEDTASLEKKLKYLQQAVGKLSNVRLIAESPKDAYLQALLSRGDRRLSAFLLRSAELGSWKRAAREFDVDTDLLVYRNIPLDETLPWDVIGSAGVDRLRREYLEAFPRREAVIVS